acactgcaagtattaatgacttgattgcgacttgtgctccggttattggtggtaagtattttcaccaaagatgcatatgtcatattttgaatttatgtgtacaagatgcgcttgaattatggcaaaagcatgttagtcctattagaactgcagttagattaatccatcaaaagccgccTATTGacaaagcttggaagaagtattgccatcaaaagaaggtaagatatacgaattttaccatggatgtgtcttatagatggaattcgacatatgttTGTTTGAATTCTACATTGACGTATAAAGATTCTTTGTGTGATTTGtttagaacctatcccgtttctgatttatatttgtcgcatagttgttgggatcatagcgtgactttatttaaattgttcaaatatttaaaaaatgcaactgttgaattatcgggtgtttattattgcaatgttgttcgtgttttagagcattatatgtatatatcacttggttttaaaactgcgatgaaaaatgcttcatcttctcctgaattgatgttggttttatattatatgaatgaaaaatggcttaagtatttcagtgagattccaacggtgtttttgattgcaaaggtcttggatccaaaatggaaattagccggtacctccaggattttagatttttattataacaatttgagttctattgatcttgttccacttcaagcattgcaaacggataccaatgaccaatggggagtaaacctaaccgaaacatttcaaataaacctcccggaccggtcaattatccaacaaaccttcgagtttaacttgcgtgctctctacaccgaatatgaaaccaagtataacagtacccaccaagtcagaagacttatccctcctcaacaacataactttGACTTCGTATTTCAAAcagattatgatgaccccgacgcgcaatcccagttagccgacctatacagctacagcaccaGCGGAAGGTCGTCCTCAtgtatggtaagtgagttagatttatatttcgattcactctattcctttggtgatgaaggtcctactcctcccgcccaaatcgacgtcctcgattggtggggaacacacgagaaagtttttcccatacttgcgtcaatgaccaaggagattttttcagttccggcttccactgtcgccgtcgagtccgctttcagtgttggatcacgtgtgttggatgaatcaagaagtaagctctccgtgaaaaatatggaagccgtgatgttacttgatgattgggccaaagctgacgttagagaacaagaaaatgattgggatgatcgtcaggaggaatcACAAGAATAATTCACTGGGGATGAATcataggccaaccgtcaaccgccggccaacccaaataggtaagtaaggtaagagaactacgtgagcTTTGATTctctaatgcaaatgagcattggggatacgtaggcacctcaacttaaattttaaatttaagttgagctcaaatcctttttcctttatttctttttttttttccatttgtttctactttaaaaatatgcaaatgtatttgtatatactctagacGGTGaaatagatttctctataaggctaaatccgggaaacttttgacaattatactataattgttgattgttagactaaactcgaCATTTAATGTTGAATTGCTAAAtgtgtcctcaatttagttatgtagaaacatctcattcgccgactaagagtatatatacttataaatttattgttcaaaacttcaagtattttttgtaatttgtaattagctttgTTATAGTCTAGTAGTGTCGttgtatttaaatattttgtttaagacttcaagttttttgtgatttgtaattgttgtaacgtgtaatctcaataaaattgcaattttcatcgtgattttttgaatttaattactcacatttcatagataaataaataaaaaaatgcaaaaaaaaatatttcgaaCCGCCGAAAACCGGCGATTTTGAACCGCCACCGGAACCGTCGATTTTTTGAACCGAAACCAGAACCGCCGGGGACCTTAGTAGGCCGGTTCAGAACCGAAACCGACGGTTTACAAACCGTGTGTATGCCTTGAGGGAGTATTTTAATGTAATAACACAAATTATCTATGAGTGATGATAAACaaccaaattttgtacaaccaaaataagattatattagtaattttgatgtattaattatatattaaaataataaatgtagttAGTGGACATGTTAAAAAGACTTTATTAGTCTTTGggctcattttttattttttatttttatatttgaattgtcTCTATtgcttttcaaatttgaattaaacttccaaaaaagtaaaaaaattatacacaaatcatTAATATATGACCATAATATTATGCACATTCCATGTACTATATATGTgtccatatattttaattaaatgcataaataaattaGTTTGTTCCTCAAATGCACTAGTTTTTGGTTGTACAAAATTTAGTCACATAGATTTATTGATTATCTAAATACCCTTAATTCTTAAATATAGGTATCATTTACAAACAAAGAATAGACAACCTTTTGCTTTACTGCGTAGCCCTAGCAATAGGCTGAATCCTGAAAGCATGTCTTGTCGTCGCTTTTATcgaaacaaacaaacaaaccaaaatatcCCATTTCCCACCACCAAATTCACCCTTTTATTAGTAtaatcaagatcaagatcataatgcccgcacgggcttaactcagttgattcctgggtggtagattgtccctaagATCAAGATCATAATCCTGTACAAATGGTACAAAGTGGGAAATTCCTATCTTTCCCCTCTGTTTTTGAATCAATTACTCTTGTAAAAGTTATGCACATTTTTGGCAGCAACCCTGCCACAAAACAAGGATCCCTTTTCCTCCAATTCAGCTACAATCCTCACTATTTGAAATATTGTGAATAGTGATAAATTCACTCAAATCTTATAAGCAGAAGCTATTTTTTTAGGAACAAACAATGAAGGGGAGAAAACAAAGATGATAGCAAGAAACAAACTAGAATATGTCATTCAACTTGATAATAATTCCAACCCTTCTTTatcaacccaaaaaaaaaaatacacagaCCACCATAATTCCAATCCGGCCAATCACATTCAGTAATGAATAGCATAAAATTCATTTCCTTAATCTGAACATTGACTAAAGAGGCTAAATTTGCAGTAATTAACATAAAGCTGATTGATCATATAAATTACTGGATATAATTTACATTGCAGATTAAAACAGAATTGATTgctacaaaaatttaaattactTTTTAGGAATTGAAATTTTCAACCCCAAACGCCCCATACCCAACTCACAAACCTCCTCACCGAGGAGCCCTTGCCAAATTCCTCCGCCGTGGGAAcaacctcctcctcctcgccgccatccgccgccgcggTTGACTCAAGTTCAACGGCGGTCAAACTTGGCTCGGATTTCTTCGGCTCAATTGAAACCCCGGATTTGACGATTTTGCCCTTCCTCCGTTCCTTTTTGCTCTTCTCTTTTGTGCTCTCTTTTTCTTCGAAAGCGTCGATGACCTCGTGTATGAGCTGGCGGTTGGGCGACGCATCCCACTTCGCCCAGTAGCTCGTGTAGCAGCGGAAGCAGCTGCAGTTGAAGCACGGATTGTGGcaatcgccgccgcctcctttCGCCGCGGCGGCGGTTGGCCTGCGCTGGCTGCCGGAGGAGCAGGAGATGAGGTAGGCGAGGACTTCCTTGTCCGCCGGAGATAGAGCGACGGTGAGAGCTAAAATCGCCGCTGGTAGAAATGAGAGGAGGTGCTCTGACACAGCCGACGGCGTCGGGTGCACCGTACTctttttgtagagcttcttcatcgagagagagagagagagagagagagtgattaTGGTAAGCAGTGTTGGTTTAGGTTTTTACAGAGAGAGGGGTATTTGAGCTTAGAAATTGGTGACGTAATGTATTACTAGGAGTGGGGAGGGATCGGGTGCGACGCGGGAGTTTGTAAGGGTGGAAGGGTGAGATTTTATTGGTTAGAGTGGCGTCGTAGGGAAAATGTGATATGGGGTCCCGCAGCGAATCTGTTGGTCACGTCTACTTTATTCAGAGATTAATTATCAATCTATGTCTGTTTCAGCGCAACATTTGTGCAAATTTCTAGGAGGTCCTCGGATTTTGGGCCTCATTGGGCCCAACCCAAACTTACACCGGGCTTAGTTAATGCATATAATCACCTTGATTAATAGTACTAATATGCATAATAGAAACTAAATAGAGCTAATACTAATTTTTCaaatatgtgaaaatatcaaGCGTAACCATTTTAAGTAACGTATTAATTAATCACTAGTTTATCACAACaagtttattttatgtttttacatactccctccgtctccaaataatatgcactttgagttcaacacgtgttttaatgcaaaattgaaaaagtaagagagagatagaaagaaaaaagtaattaaaatattgttagagGATAATGAGTCTCACCTCTTAGAGTGAAAagaattttcaaattaaaaattgcatattcttgtggacggagggaataataaATTGACATGACTGATGAGCCTTTAAATGTTTCCAAATGTTGTACTCTTTTCATTTATCattagttgacatgaattgactcacttagattttaagaaatatagtgaaAATTGGGTGAAAATATTTATGGAATGtgagttatatttttatttagtgaGACAGAGTTAGTAAAAGATAGAATTCATTAATAAAGTATTCTATAATATGTAAATGTATTTATCAATTGATGACgaacaaaaaatgaaagttaTGTCAATTAATCGTGGACGAAGAGAGAGTAATTTGTTAAGATAGTATTAGGAGTATAAATCAAGGGCAATGTGATGAAAGTATACAATGATCAACTCATGTGAGATTTCCTTCAAATAAGGCCAAGCAATCATGGGTTATAATTGATCATCATCCCTTGATGAAGCTTTATCTTTTGCGCCATAATAACAACTACCAGTAGTAAAATTAATGTTAGCTAATTCCAAATATGATTCTTGAAAACTATGATTTGATTGACGCAATTTTGCAATCATAATCCACTTTGGTATAGTTTTTAAGAGGCCACTCTATGTTCAAGGGTACATTATGAAATGTCGATAAATGTACCAATTTTTTATTCACAAGGCTGGTGTTTCCTTTCATTCATTGCTTTTCAATATGATTCAATCTTGTTTCTTCATAGACACATAAATTCACCTGCAATCTTGTCATATCTAAGCATGCATGCGCAAACCAGTTGAACGAGGCGTGTGACGGATCTTTTAGATGGCAAAagtagcgacttcatgacgaacTTTGGACACGAGACCTGATCCAAGATTCAAGATTACGGAACTCCTCGTTGTTTAAGGAGTGGCCGAGACCAGGGTAGGCCTGAAGCAAGCACCAATTAGGCACGCAAACGTTTGCGATAGTACATAGTATTACCAATTAATGGGAGTGATGATTGAGAGAGCAAGGACAGAATGCAAAAATCAAGAAGAATCATGATAATGCAATTGGTAGCATACTATATATGGAATGGAGAATGGTAATACCTTGAATTCACAGCTAATGCCAGCTTTTTCGAGAAATGGAGGACCAGCTTGTCCAGCTTCGAAGAGTACAGTTCTATCAGCAATGCCATGGGACCACAGGATAGGTGTCTGTTTGCATTTTCACATTATTTAGGATGATGATTCTTTATATCAAAATGACTTCAATCTAGGTAAAGGGCCTCTATAGTCTATGTTtgaaatgaatgaaaaaaaaattatagtaccAGGTATAAATGAAATGGCAAGTAACAAGGCACtctgcgtgtgtgtgtgtgatcacGTAATTCAGCATGAAATAATCAATCTAGGCATGATGCTGAGTTACATCTTCGTTAATGTTTGTCTCAAATTTTCTAGTGTTTTAAGCCTTCTGAAAATCAAATACAGCCTTCACAATCCATATAACATATCAAAAGTTTCGTTTAGACACCAAAAATAACAGCTTTTAGATCGTCTGAAGTCCAACCCTTTGGCATCCTTCAATGGTTCAGATTAAAAAGGCAATTCGAGGTTTTCGATGattataaaacataaattagcAAAAGCATTAGCATTCAGATCGGAGAGGTTCAACAGATGAGAAAAGAAATGCTAGTAAGGAGAGGTGGACACACCTTTTTTGCATCTTCTGAAACCCTTTGTAAAATTGAAGAGTTAAATGGAACCCAACCACTAAACACAGCACCTCCACCCAGAGTTTTTGGGTAAAGCAGAATGCTTGCCAACGTTAACGCACCTAGAAGATTGTAtttgttattttgtttaattaccCAAGCTTTAAACACAAATTAGATGCACGACTATGAGAGAGAAGACAGGCACACCTCCTTGACTGAACCCGCATATAAAGACATTGTTAGGATTGGTGCCTGCTGCTATCTCTCTGTCTATCATTGCATGGACATTTTGAACTGCTTTGAGCACGCCGGCTTCATCTTGTGGAGAATCCTGTTGGGCGATCTTAGCTCATATCAGATcaagtaaaatataaaatagtggTAACTGATCTCCTAGTTATAAACAAATACTGCGTAAATCTTGTTCCAGAGTAATGACCGAGTTCACTAGTATACACAAGAACAATGACTCCCATGTTGAGATAAGAACAAGGTTCTACAAATTTAATTGCATAGAAACGGAGGTATATTGGTCAAGAGTTGAATAAAGTTGCATTGTTGTGTGTAAAGAACATCTCGTTAATCTCAGTTACAATACAAATTGAGTATACGATGAGAAGAAAAATATGTAAACTTGAAATTAATCATAATAAGTAGAGGTAGGCAGAACTCACAGCTGTCATCGGTAATTCGTGAATGTCAAACCATGAAGGCATCACTGAACCATCTACAAGAAAAAAGGTTAAGTCAACACATGGTAAAATATGCATCAAAAGAACTAATTCAATTGCAAATATAAGACAACAGAAATCAAGCGATCTGCACTTAAACAATGTTCGCTTCCACAAAATGCTTCTCAATCAACTTCACCAcccaaaattagtaaagtggAAATTTAAAAGAGTTAGAGCAAACGAATTAGAACGTAAAGATCCTAAGTGGACAATACCTCAACGGCAACTTGAAGCCCACAAAATTAAGGAAAATGCTCAAATGTATATGCCAGATTGCCAGAAGGTATGAAATTTGCCGTAACACGTAGCTATCCAAGTTAGCTGAACAGAATGAATGTCTCCATTCCCGAGTCACAAAAAATGATGTTTTCACTCCCGAACTAAATGTAACGAAAGAGCTAATTCTTTATCCCTTTCCAGCTGCCTATTTACTCACAATCGACCAGGCGCAGACCCAGAATTTTGAAAGATCAACTAGTAATATAATAGCAAGAAGCATATAATTCAAATAACACACATTGATCTGCCCAGTTTCCCAATGAACATTGAAAAATTAAACCTTTGCAATTATTCAGCAAATAACTGAAAAATATTTAACCGAAAGCTACTCCAATGTTAGCAATATTAAGGAAGCAATTGCGTGAGTTGGAAAAGAAAATTCAGTAAAGATAACCACAAGACTAATCGATAATGAAGATAACAAAACATGAAAGCCAATTCATTACACACTCTAAccaaaatacagaaaaaaccctaattttcggaAACCCCAAAATTAAGAGTCAAATAGGTAACACTAACACCACATCACTCCCGTATCCGACTAATCGCCACGCATTTGAACAAATTCACAACGTCGGGGCAAAATCCGGATTCACAGATAAGATAAGACTTACAATTACAGGTGACGGGATTGTTTGGGGCGGAAGGGAAGGACCACTTGGTGTTGGCGAAGACGGGAGTAGTGAAGAGGTTCTTGATAGGTTCATTGGCGGGGCCCGAATCGCCGAGCCCATGCAGCCAAAGTATGAAGGTACGGGCCATAGGGTCGGGCTTGATCGGAAGCGGGGTTTGGTGATGGAGAAGAACAAAGGAAAGGGAGATTCCGAAAGTGAGTGTGAAGAGCGCAAATGACTTGGCCAGTGTTAGCTTCATTTCTGCTCGCTCATGCCTGCGCCCGTTTTCTGCGCTCAGGTAAAAACGTTGCAGCTAATCTACGTTTTCTCTTaccagaaaaataaaattaacaaaaaaggtTTACGAATGAAAATTCTTCcttctttattttctgttttacggaataattaaattattattaaaaataaaattaattgaaatattTGATCAGAAAAAATAGTAATCCGTATATGATTTATACTAGGTCAATTTGCCAAATAAATCATGAAAAatggtcaatttttttttctcatacatttcaaaatctgaaaattaAATCACGAAAGATGAAAATTTCACATTTCTCGACCAGCCCCATTTACGGTGAAATATGCGATGATGTAGCAGCTGGTTTTAAATACGACACTAACCACATAAACATGTATAACCCTAAAGAAGTAAATTAAAATTGGCATAAGTCATAACACTTCCACATATTTAAAACCGGACCTACCACCACATCTTTGCATATTTCACGAAGCGGgtgtaaaaatacaaattgttTTTATCtctcgtaatttatttttagattttgataaaatggtacaaaataaaatttgtctATCTGTCGTGATTAATTTGGCAATATGTGATGTATTAAAATGCATAAATATTGATTGGAACGGAATTAGCAAACACTACATGCTCTAATTTCTTTACATCGTCGCTTGTTTGATTCCCTTAGTCCCAAAAATTCATTTGTTCTTATAATAAATCATCATACATTATGTCCCaaaatttcatttgtttttataataaatcAACATACATTATTAACGTAATTAAGGGGCTATATCAACGAAAATAAGGCCCTTTTAGTATCTAAATATTTGCATATACATAGCCAAATATTTTTCAGATCCCTCGTTTTTCTTTTGATAATAGgtggttaattgtttttttggTAACTAATGTAAGATTATCGTTTATAACTAAAGACTGCATAGTTTGTGGAATGAACACTTAGGATAtcaaaagaaaagagaagaagatAAACAAAAGAGAAAATCTGAGTTTAAACTAGaattgtaacgccccactttttgaaccataatttttgaaccctaaagtacttgcatttaatACTTTTAATGTTGCGAAGTCCGTGGATTAATTGTTGAATGTAATTGTTGTTGGATACAtttcgtgacctaattttgagttggaattttgactgggtcaactttgttgaatatgtgacgtgaTTGCTTTGAATATTTGACTTGGGGtgaatttaattgtttttgaaaaattgataATTTGTTATGATAGCTAGAAAtttgtgaagtaaatcacaatgcgaatctaaataattcatttccgtgaagaatatttattggactcaatttcgTGTTGGATCcaataaattgaataaataatacaaaaaaatctAGTCTTgtggaaaataaattgtgggcggcacaatttaaataaaatacaaaggaaCATGAAtcaaactaatttaattaaatcatttcctcgttgacttggtcaccaagacTTTCCTtagttcaaattttaaataaatattctgcAGAGATTTTTCCTCTCCTCCTCTTACGCAATTTTCCTCTCCTCCTCTTACGCAATTTTCCTCTCCTCCTCTTTGATATGCAAATAAAATTAGTCAgtcctaattaatttttatgaaattaattaccCATTATCCACCTCCTTTCCCCGCGTAAAAAAAACGTATCCCACTACCTTAAAAATCTCCAACAAACAAAGCAAATCCTTATATCTCCTTTTCCCCGCGTTAAAAAAAACGTATCCCACTACCTTAAAAATCTCCAACAAACAAAGCAAATCCTTATATCTCCTTCGACTCCACGGTGAAATCAGTTTCCTCGTTCTACCAAAAatctgaaaagaaaagagagaaacaGTGAGTTCAAGACTCCAGTTTTATTCTGCGGTTGTCTATCCAACAAAGGTAATTTCTCCACAATCCCATGAATACGAACCTCCATATTTTAATTCCATGATACCAATTCTTGAAATCACAGTTGAGGAGAAACTGACGATTGAAATAGAAGCCGAGGAATTCATCGAGTTGTTTCTTTTTTCAAATCTGAAATTCTCTCCCTGCAACAGAGGTACACTCTTTTCCCTCAATTCCATGGCTTAAGTGCCTCCCTCACGATAGTTCACTCACAGAAATTATAACAACACTTTGAACCCTTTTTGAGAGATTTGCTCAAGATCCgggtttttttattatttatctgCAGTAGTAATAGGCCCTTTGAACGAATTCAAATTCTTCAAACCTTAAGAAAAgcaaattaaaatcttttaaatttttagaatGGGGAAAAGGGGGATGAGACTTCCCGTTTGTGCAAAATGGCGCGGCTCGACGACGGAACGAGACAGCAGCAGGGGCGGTGCAGCGTTTTCGACGGGCGGAGAATAGGAGTGCGTGAGACGCTGATTTGGGTGAAGATAGAGCGTGAGAGTGAGATTTAGGGAGAGACAGAGAGTGGTGAAATTTTGATAACTAGAGAGAGATAGGGAGTTGTTTGGGTTGATGAAGAAGACGCGTGGTAATTGGTTGGGAGTATTATTTACTCTTTTTCCTTAGATACATGTCTTGGGTAACGGAGTATAGACGTGTAGTATgatgagggagtatattttggTTTGCCTTTTTCcttgtgttaaaataatattaatggcTAGATGACCGGTTTTCTTCGTTTTAAATAATTGGATTAAGGTGCAGTTTGTAATGGAAACTGTTGTTAGGCTTTTTGCTTAGTGCTAATTGGAAGAAATAGTAATGCTGATTGTTTTTGTTCTGAAAGAATGAAAGATATTTTTTAGCacacacttaggatgcatgcattgtcTTTAAATTGATGTTTTTGGCAAAGTCTAATTTTAGTATATCATGCTTTTTAAAAGGGTGACTTTCATGCACGTCTTTTGAGGTTGGAACATAAAGTTGATTGAGGAGTTAGcgaacgaggtgagctttcttttaaataagaacaatgtcctaaatattttattgatGGGAATGAaactatgtttatcatgccgtgatttgattttaacgtgcctatctgatgtggcttttgccattattatttaaatcgaattcgggtcctagtagggccgcaaaccctacttggattagtgtacacctatggtagactgtgtgctagcgtatgggttggccggtctagtgacttggtttgtggccacattccatgtTATGTATGTgcagatatggttaacgtctatggaaaaatgactaatcagtcgactttttacaatgtgaatgattttgagtgcctcgggcctttgtaaagctaaaccccgatggttacatATGGATTGACatgataaatattattttgataacttattttcggcataagtccactgagtatttttatagtactcagccctgcatgtgttttccttatgtgcaggttgagcggcgacgagcaagtggtggtgttgagctttTAAAATTGAAGTATTATTTGACTTTCTTTGAAatacgagtgtcgttgtgtctccacacataacgtcactctttctcttgaacgcttacGCTGAGACATTATTTTTACTCATCGTTtatttagctttgaacctaattatttgaatatttgaaaACTTGATAtcttttggataatgtcaaatcCTTGGTCGTTTTTTTAAatattggtcaaactctttattgaaaccctattcgtctgtttattaagttcttttaatcacgatcgctcatatttattaaccctaaagagCGGTCGTggcagtttggtatcagagcctcagttctttccgctctggacccaagagtctttttgagtcaaaatctattattgtattaattgactAAAGTGTTAAACATCGAAgactcaacaccacaactcgtcacgccTAACCACGAAGAAAGAGGTAAAAGTATTTTGGTGACTTTTGGtttgaattattgaatattGGAAGTTGCAATGAGAAATTTTGCTTTTGGAGATTGAAGTCAATACTATGGTTTTGAAAAATATTGTTCGAAATGTGAGATGATAGATATATGATTGCTCTTACTTGGTTGTGAAGCATGATTTTGCCAAATATAATGAATTTTGTCAAGCACGTGAAATTGTATCTTTCTTGATGAGGAAAATATGTGAATGTATGTTGAACTTTTAGAGTGTTGGAAAatctaattttcattttatccaTATGTGGTGGGATTTACATGGTTTTGGAACGAAAAGTATGATGCATGTTGATTTTGATAGATACAAATGTATAGTGTATGAAATACAACTCCTATGGTGATGGACTTTTTGCTTGTAACCATACGTACGTATAAAATACGCGATAAATAATTTTTCGACAATAATAAACGTGGAGGTGTGAAATGTCTAATACGAGGCAAGTAGCCTATGGGGATCTAGAAGTTGGTGTACTGCGATTTGACGAAATACAAAAGGAGCGAACCATTTACCTTGAGGGCAAAAGCTTTATTCTTGACGTGATACAACTATCATACCTCTATCTTGTATATATACCCGTATGCATCTACGTCATACTCTCAACATCATTTTGAGCCATATATCTTCCTTATTCCTTTCTATCTTTgagttgatgttgagatttcCATCTATGTAGATGGTTGGATTGTATTATGCTCCGATGCGTAATCGTTACGCCAGAAATAAGAACTTCCCAGTTGAGAGCTACAGAGAATACGAATGGGATGGAAAGATCTACCTTATGAGTTACGTCGCCGAGTTTTACGATCGATGGATGGACGCCTACGCATATGGAGGAGCCACCCATCACGCAGGAATCGCAAAGCTCATCCACACCCTACCGCCCCCTTGGAGCCAGTGGGTCGCCCAGGCGGCAGATTCATTCACATGGTATAGCCCGCCAGTGGGTCGCCGAGTACGTCCATCGGATGCAGCCACTAAGGTCGGAAGTAGTACCCCTAAAAGGCCGGGCAAGTTCCCTCGCGGTACGTACTCGGGCGGGCTATACCTTGTGAATGAATCTGCCGCCTGGGCGACCCACTGGCTCCAAGGGGGCGGTAGGGTGTGGATGAGCTTTGCGATTCCCGCGTGATGGGTGGCTCCTCCATATGCGTAGGCGTCCATCCATCGATCGTAAAACTCGGCGACGTAACTCATAAGGTAGATCTTTCCATCCCACTCGTATTCTCTGTAGCTCTCAACTGGGAAGTTTTTATTTCTGGCGTAACGATTACGCATCGGAGCAT
This DNA window, taken from Salvia splendens isolate huo1 chromosome 18, SspV2, whole genome shotgun sequence, encodes the following:
- the LOC121775700 gene encoding probable carboxylesterase SOBER1-like, translating into MKLTLAKSFALFTLTFGISLSFVLLHHQTPLPIKPDPMARTFILWLHGLGDSGPANEPIKNLFTTPVFANTKWSFPSAPNNPVTCNYGSVMPSWFDIHELPMTADSPQDEAGVLKAVQNVHAMIDREIAAGTNPNNVFICGFSQGGALTLASILLYPKTLGGGAVFSGWVPFNSSILQRVSEDAKKTPILWSHGIADRTVLFEAGQAGPPFLEKAGISCEFKAYPGLGHSLNNEEFRNLESWIRSRVQSSS
- the LOC121776223 gene encoding uncharacterized protein LOC121776223 encodes the protein MKKLYKKSTVHPTPSAVSEHLLSFLPAAILALTVALSPADKEVLAYLISCSSGSQRRPTAAAAKGGGGDCHNPCFNCSCFRCYTSYWAKWDASPNRQLIHEVIDAFEEKESTKEKSKKERRKGKIVKSGVSIEPKKSEPSLTAVELESTAAADGGEEEEVVPTAEEFGKGSSVRRFVSWVWGVWG